One genomic window of Glycine soja cultivar W05 chromosome 9, ASM419377v2, whole genome shotgun sequence includes the following:
- the LOC114367235 gene encoding 65-kDa microtubule-associated protein 3-like isoform X1, producing MYSNRTSSQFGQQETTCHLLLKELQIIWDEVGESDSRRDAMLREIEHKCLDLYRKEVDEAKLCRAQIQQEIADNVAEIAGICAAMGEQPLHFDPKSCGSLKKARETVVSQLEEMRKLKTKRKKQFSEVLYHLKNISSELYGSMVANAYLEENNLSLKRLEELQKQLLQLQNEKASRLKQVSDQLNALNSLCLVLGLDVKDKICEICPTMVNSTVTKDVSDNTIKNLTSEIQSLREVKIHRMQKLQSFAAALLEMWDLMDTPMEEQQKFHHVTSKITALESEFTESKILSIDSVIYLEKEVERLQVLKSTKMKELLRKKKLELEEICRKTHLTTQTVFQSQHSLELLDYDQIEHLITKTKEEALNRKEILEKVEKWLVACQEESWLEEYNRDDNRYNAGRGAHLTLKRAEKARALLSKIPGIVETIILKVKAWEKERGQEFMYDGSRLLSILEDYSTLRQEKENERQLQRDQKKLQGQLMAEHETLFGSKPSPAFKSGYKVSRCSTGIPSITMLQDPRHASLIHQSNKKGNVTNQKGSILRNKNIYHSTQSSGKDNSKAIGHSVKLKKTASSAEKGTEIQSSLTRKPLSPVSPAVLSKANISNFQEDHRKSQNVATQQKSQMLTATPPSRPYIAGDEENMTPKNMALPVPTTPLTSVPMLTAITPDSVYSGPTAASKTSQSFEYSFEEVRAGFMLPKTYAQ from the exons ATGTACAGCAATCGTACTAGCAGTCAGTTTGGTCAACAAGAAACAACATGTCATTTGTTGCTAAAAGAACTCCAG ATAATATGGGATGAAGTTGGAGAGTCTGATTCTCGAAGGGATGCAATGTTGCGGGAAATTGAACACAAGTGTCTGGATTTGTATAGAAAAGAAGTGGATGAAGCCAAACTGTGTAGAGCACAAATTCAGCAAGAAATTGCTGATAATGTGGCAGAAATTGCTGGCATCTGTGCAGCAATGGGTGAACAACCATTGCAT TTTGATCCAAAGTCTTGTGGAAGCTTGAAGAAAGCACGTGAAACAGTTGTTTCACAACTTGAGGAGATGCGCAAGCTGAAAACCAAAAGGAAGAAGCAGTTTTCAGAAGTCTTATATCACTTGAAGAATATTTCCAGTGAGCTTTATGGCTCCATGGTGGCTAATGCATATTTAGAAGAGAACAACCTGTCTTTGAAAAGACTAGAGGAATTACAGAAGCAGCTACTTCAATTACAAAATGAAAAG GCCAGTCGACTGAAGCAGGTGTCTGACCAACTGAACGCTCTCAATTCATTGTGCTTGGTCCTTGGTTTGGATGTCAAAGACAAAATTTGTGAGATTTGCCCCACTATGGTTAATTCCACTGTGACTAAAGATGTCAGTGACAATACAATAAAGAATTTGACATCTGAAATACAAAGTTTGAGAGAGGTTAAAATACATAGAATGCAGAAG CTTCAAAGTTTTGCAGCTGCGCTATTAGAGATGTGGGATTTGATGGATACACCAATGGAGGAACAGCAGAAATTTCACCATGTGACCAGTAAAATTACTGCTTTGGAATCTGAATTTACTGAGTCTAAAATACTTTCAATTGACTCCGTTATTTAC CTTGAGAAGGAAGTTGAAAGGCTTCAAGTACTTAAAtcaacaaaaatgaaagaacTTTTACGGAAAAAGAAGTTGGAGTTAGAGGAAATATGCAGAAAAACACATCTGACTACACAAACAGTTTTTCAAAGCCAACATTCACTTGAGCTTCTAGACTATG ATCAAATTGAGCACCTAATTACTAAGACAAAAGAAGAAGCTCTTAACAGGAAAGAAATCCTTGAAAAGGTTGAGAAGTGGTTGGTTGCATGTCAAGAAGAAAGCTGGCTGGAGGAGTACAATAGG GATGATAATCGTTATAATGCTGGAAGAGGTGCGCATCTTACCTTAAAACGTGCTGAGAAGGCCCGTGCTTTGTTAAGCAAAATTCCTG GGATTGTGgagacaataattttaaaagttaaagcatgggagaaagaaagaggacaAGAGTTTATGTATGATGGA AGCCGGCTACTTTCCATTCTTGAAGACTACAGCACCTTAAGGCAGGAGAAAGAGAATGAAAGGCAACTACAGAGG gatcaaaagaaacttcagGGACAACTGATGGCCGAGCATGAAACACTTTTCGGTTCAAAACCCAGCCCAGCATTTAAAAGTGGGTACAAGGTTTCCAGATGTTCAACAGGAATTCCAAGTATCACAATGCTTCAGGATCCAAGACATGCCTCTCTTATTCACCAATCTAATAAAAAGGGTAATGTTACCAATCAGAAAGGCTCCATCCTTCGCAACAAGAATATTTACCATTCAACTCAATCCTCag GAAAGGATAACTCTAAAGCTATTGGTCATTCAGTGAAGCTGAAGAAGACTGCAAGCAGTGCAGAAAAGGGCACTGAAATTCAGTCATCATTGACTAGGAAGCCCCTCTCTCCTGTTTCTCCCGCAGTCTTGTCTAAAGCCAACATATCAAATTTTCAAGAAGACCATAGAAAATCACAGAATGTAGCAACACAGCAAAAAAGTCAAATGCTAACAGCAACTCCACCCTCCAGGCCATATATAGCTGGAGATGAAGAAAACATGACCCCAAAGAATATGGCACTTCCAGTGCCTACCACTCCTTTGACTTCAGTCCCTATGCTGACTGCCATTACCCCAGACAGTGTGTATTCTGGTCCTACTGCTGCTTCAAAGACTAGTCAATCATTTGAATATTCATTTGAGGAGGTGAGAGCTGGTTTTATGCTACCTAAAACCTATGCTCAATGA
- the LOC114367235 gene encoding 65-kDa microtubule-associated protein 3-like isoform X2, with translation MYSNRTSSQFGQQETTCHLLLKELQIIWDEVGESDSRRDAMLREIEHKCLDLYRKEVDEAKLCRAQIQQEIADNVAEIAGICAAMGEQPLHFDPKSCGSLKKARETVVSQLEEMRKLKTKRKKQFSEVLYHLKNISSELYGSMVANAYLEENNLSLKRLEELQKQLLQLQNEKASRLKQVSDQLNALNSLCLVLGLDVKDKICEICPTMVNSTVTKDVSDNTIKNLTSEIQSLREVKIHRMQKLQSFAAALLEMWDLMDTPMEEQQKFHHVTSKITALESEFTESKILSIDSVIYLEKEVERLQVLKSTKMKELLRKKKLELEEICRKTHLTTQTVFQSQHSLELLDYDQIEHLITKTKEEALNRKEILEKVEKWLVACQEESWLEEYNRDDNRYNAGRGAHLTLKRAEKARALLSKIPGIVETIILKVKAWEKERGQEFMYDGSRLLSILEDYSTLRQEKENERQLQRDQKKLQGQLMAEHETLFGSKPSPAFKSGYKVSRCSTGIPSITMLQDPRHASLIHQSNKKGNVTNQKGSILRNKNIYHSTQSSVKLKKTASSAEKGTEIQSSLTRKPLSPVSPAVLSKANISNFQEDHRKSQNVATQQKSQMLTATPPSRPYIAGDEENMTPKNMALPVPTTPLTSVPMLTAITPDSVYSGPTAASKTSQSFEYSFEEVRAGFMLPKTYAQ, from the exons ATGTACAGCAATCGTACTAGCAGTCAGTTTGGTCAACAAGAAACAACATGTCATTTGTTGCTAAAAGAACTCCAG ATAATATGGGATGAAGTTGGAGAGTCTGATTCTCGAAGGGATGCAATGTTGCGGGAAATTGAACACAAGTGTCTGGATTTGTATAGAAAAGAAGTGGATGAAGCCAAACTGTGTAGAGCACAAATTCAGCAAGAAATTGCTGATAATGTGGCAGAAATTGCTGGCATCTGTGCAGCAATGGGTGAACAACCATTGCAT TTTGATCCAAAGTCTTGTGGAAGCTTGAAGAAAGCACGTGAAACAGTTGTTTCACAACTTGAGGAGATGCGCAAGCTGAAAACCAAAAGGAAGAAGCAGTTTTCAGAAGTCTTATATCACTTGAAGAATATTTCCAGTGAGCTTTATGGCTCCATGGTGGCTAATGCATATTTAGAAGAGAACAACCTGTCTTTGAAAAGACTAGAGGAATTACAGAAGCAGCTACTTCAATTACAAAATGAAAAG GCCAGTCGACTGAAGCAGGTGTCTGACCAACTGAACGCTCTCAATTCATTGTGCTTGGTCCTTGGTTTGGATGTCAAAGACAAAATTTGTGAGATTTGCCCCACTATGGTTAATTCCACTGTGACTAAAGATGTCAGTGACAATACAATAAAGAATTTGACATCTGAAATACAAAGTTTGAGAGAGGTTAAAATACATAGAATGCAGAAG CTTCAAAGTTTTGCAGCTGCGCTATTAGAGATGTGGGATTTGATGGATACACCAATGGAGGAACAGCAGAAATTTCACCATGTGACCAGTAAAATTACTGCTTTGGAATCTGAATTTACTGAGTCTAAAATACTTTCAATTGACTCCGTTATTTAC CTTGAGAAGGAAGTTGAAAGGCTTCAAGTACTTAAAtcaacaaaaatgaaagaacTTTTACGGAAAAAGAAGTTGGAGTTAGAGGAAATATGCAGAAAAACACATCTGACTACACAAACAGTTTTTCAAAGCCAACATTCACTTGAGCTTCTAGACTATG ATCAAATTGAGCACCTAATTACTAAGACAAAAGAAGAAGCTCTTAACAGGAAAGAAATCCTTGAAAAGGTTGAGAAGTGGTTGGTTGCATGTCAAGAAGAAAGCTGGCTGGAGGAGTACAATAGG GATGATAATCGTTATAATGCTGGAAGAGGTGCGCATCTTACCTTAAAACGTGCTGAGAAGGCCCGTGCTTTGTTAAGCAAAATTCCTG GGATTGTGgagacaataattttaaaagttaaagcatgggagaaagaaagaggacaAGAGTTTATGTATGATGGA AGCCGGCTACTTTCCATTCTTGAAGACTACAGCACCTTAAGGCAGGAGAAAGAGAATGAAAGGCAACTACAGAGG gatcaaaagaaacttcagGGACAACTGATGGCCGAGCATGAAACACTTTTCGGTTCAAAACCCAGCCCAGCATTTAAAAGTGGGTACAAGGTTTCCAGATGTTCAACAGGAATTCCAAGTATCACAATGCTTCAGGATCCAAGACATGCCTCTCTTATTCACCAATCTAATAAAAAGGGTAATGTTACCAATCAGAAAGGCTCCATCCTTCGCAACAAGAATATTTACCATTCAACTCAATCCTCag TGAAGCTGAAGAAGACTGCAAGCAGTGCAGAAAAGGGCACTGAAATTCAGTCATCATTGACTAGGAAGCCCCTCTCTCCTGTTTCTCCCGCAGTCTTGTCTAAAGCCAACATATCAAATTTTCAAGAAGACCATAGAAAATCACAGAATGTAGCAACACAGCAAAAAAGTCAAATGCTAACAGCAACTCCACCCTCCAGGCCATATATAGCTGGAGATGAAGAAAACATGACCCCAAAGAATATGGCACTTCCAGTGCCTACCACTCCTTTGACTTCAGTCCCTATGCTGACTGCCATTACCCCAGACAGTGTGTATTCTGGTCCTACTGCTGCTTCAAAGACTAGTCAATCATTTGAATATTCATTTGAGGAGGTGAGAGCTGGTTTTATGCTACCTAAAACCTATGCTCAATGA